Proteins from a single region of Dyadobacter fanqingshengii:
- a CDS encoding FHA domain-containing protein has product MEIACRKCGAVLSVASTAIPIVKCTNCGYPNPVIAGAQPPPARQPMPAPAAPSQQMAVPPPPSMSQPPRPVASRQAASAPELGWLVVHDENVDQQTHPLRIGKQVIGRKSVSRPCDIMIETDDPYMGRNHCILEVKPSRTGSYEFFLSDVKMTNGIPEQMSTNGTFVNSQPAPLRPKDMVYLKDGDTIQMGKTKVVIKTLITVASAQDASRIVQDMDYAPTVIIK; this is encoded by the coding sequence ATGGAAATAGCATGCAGAAAGTGCGGCGCCGTGCTATCCGTAGCCAGCACCGCTATACCCATTGTCAAATGTACCAACTGCGGTTATCCTAATCCCGTGATCGCCGGGGCACAGCCGCCGCCTGCACGGCAGCCAATGCCCGCTCCGGCTGCACCATCGCAACAAATGGCCGTGCCGCCACCGCCTTCCATGTCCCAGCCGCCGAGGCCAGTGGCAAGCAGGCAGGCGGCCAGTGCGCCGGAATTGGGCTGGCTGGTAGTCCATGACGAAAATGTGGACCAGCAAACACATCCCTTGCGAATTGGCAAACAGGTTATCGGCAGGAAAAGCGTAAGCCGCCCGTGCGACATTATGATTGAGACGGACGATCCTTACATGGGTCGCAACCATTGTATTCTGGAAGTAAAGCCAAGCAGGACTGGCAGTTACGAATTTTTTCTGTCGGACGTTAAAATGACCAATGGTATCCCGGAGCAAATGAGTACGAACGGAACATTCGTGAATTCGCAGCCCGCTCCGTTGCGTCCAAAAGATATGGTGTATCTCAAAGATGGGGACACCATTCAAATGGGAAAGACCAAAGTGGTAATAAAAACACTGATTACCGTCGCCAGCGCCCAGGACGCATCCCGGATCGTGCAGGATATGGACTATGCGCCGACCGTGATCATTAAGTAA